From Microbacterium sp. LWH11-1.2, one genomic window encodes:
- a CDS encoding DUF2786 domain-containing protein, producing MTEAKLDLIAQLLAKAESTTPEEAEALTEHAERLMVKYGIEQARLDERRARSGQSGEEIVQERIVFTGVYARDMRELGTRVALALDTVRPLHADQAAGSVLYLVGYASDAQQARVLTASLEVQAMVAMRAWWAAQRDSYRWGTEGDRRRARSGFIRGFAAGAAERIDDSRRRIIEESGSGTDLVLASRRERVDAVIDRMPTRRARGRQGADAGAFVHGHRSGREARTGERAVTPGRGVAR from the coding sequence ATGACCGAAGCGAAACTGGACCTGATCGCCCAGCTGCTGGCGAAGGCCGAGAGCACGACGCCCGAGGAGGCAGAGGCGCTCACCGAGCACGCCGAGCGGCTGATGGTGAAATACGGCATCGAGCAGGCGCGCCTCGACGAGCGCCGCGCCCGATCCGGTCAGTCCGGTGAGGAGATCGTCCAGGAGCGGATCGTCTTCACCGGGGTCTACGCGCGCGACATGCGCGAGCTCGGCACCCGGGTGGCGCTGGCGCTCGACACGGTGCGCCCGTTGCACGCCGACCAGGCGGCCGGGTCGGTCCTCTACCTCGTGGGCTACGCCTCCGACGCGCAGCAGGCGCGCGTGCTCACCGCGAGTCTCGAGGTGCAGGCGATGGTGGCGATGCGGGCGTGGTGGGCCGCGCAGCGCGACAGTTACCGGTGGGGCACGGAAGGCGACAGGCGGCGCGCGCGCAGCGGGTTCATCCGGGGGTTCGCGGCCGGCGCGGCCGAGCGCATCGACGACAGCCGGCGCCGCATCATCGAGGAATCCGGCAGCGGCACCGACCTCGTGCTCGCCTCCCGCCGCGAAAGGGTGGACGCCGTGATCGACCGGATGCCGACCCGCCGGGCACGCGGGCGTCAGGGAGCGGATGCCGGGGCCTTTGTGCACGGGCACCGCTCGGGTCGCGAGGCGCGAACCGGCGAGCGTGCCGTGACGCCCGGCCGCGGCGTCGCACGATGA
- a CDS encoding TraR/DksA C4-type zinc finger protein has product MTADLRTLLQELRAQAAERVSTTAATLDELTHDREGSNDDDEHDPEGVTLSSEWSRLTGLAEAAASELRQVDEAIARMDAGTYGVCANCGRPIPPARLEVRPFAVHCVACAEKLGR; this is encoded by the coding sequence ATGACGGCCGACCTGCGCACACTCCTGCAGGAGCTGCGCGCGCAGGCGGCGGAACGGGTCAGCACCACGGCCGCGACCCTCGACGAACTCACGCATGATCGCGAGGGCTCGAACGACGACGACGAGCATGACCCCGAGGGCGTCACCCTGTCATCCGAATGGTCGCGTCTGACGGGTCTGGCCGAGGCCGCGGCATCCGAACTGCGGCAGGTCGACGAGGCGATCGCTCGGATGGATGCCGGAACGTACGGCGTCTGCGCGAACTGCGGTCGGCCGATCCCGCCGGCGCGCCTCGAGGTGCGGCCGTTCGCCGTCCACTGCGTCGCCTGCGCCGAGAAGCTCGGCCGCTGA
- a CDS encoding cupin domain-containing protein, translating to MNGGAVTIHPRDVSRDEDIEGRLLGSPVSIMREYITTPGRGPRLHRHPYAETFVIHHGRALFTVGEEQVVGVGGQILVVPSLVTHRFEVLDGGTYEATHVHASDRFITEWLE from the coding sequence GTGAACGGAGGAGCCGTGACCATCCACCCCAGAGACGTGAGCCGCGACGAAGACATCGAGGGTCGTCTGCTCGGCTCGCCCGTGAGCATCATGCGCGAGTACATCACCACTCCGGGCCGCGGGCCTCGACTGCACCGGCATCCGTACGCCGAGACATTCGTGATCCACCACGGCCGCGCGCTGTTCACGGTCGGCGAGGAGCAGGTCGTGGGCGTGGGCGGGCAGATCCTCGTCGTCCCCTCGCTCGTCACCCATCGCTTCGAAGTGCTCGACGGCGGCACCTACGAGGCCACCCACGTGCATGCGAGCGACCGCTTCATCACGGAGTGGCTCGAGTAG
- a CDS encoding VOC family protein, which yields MAIRLENVGIAVRDLDETISFFSDLGLSVLGRDEVSGEWADTAVGLDGNHARIAVLQTPDGQGQIELFEYIHPDAIETEPTLPNEIGMHRIAFAVDDIDESLAIAARHGYHPLRGVANYQDVYKLTYLRGPSGILVMFAQDLTKS from the coding sequence ATGGCAATCAGACTTGAGAACGTCGGCATCGCCGTGCGCGACCTCGACGAGACGATCTCCTTCTTCTCCGACCTCGGGCTCTCCGTGCTCGGCCGCGACGAGGTCAGCGGAGAATGGGCCGACACGGCCGTCGGCCTCGACGGCAACCACGCCAGGATCGCGGTGCTCCAGACGCCGGACGGCCAAGGCCAGATCGAGCTCTTCGAGTACATCCACCCCGACGCGATCGAGACCGAGCCCACGCTGCCCAACGAGATCGGGATGCACCGCATCGCCTTCGCGGTCGACGACATCGACGAGTCGCTGGCGATCGCCGCCCGGCACGGCTACCACCCGCTCCGTGGCGTCGCGAACTACCAGGACGTCTACAAGCTCACGTATCTCCGCGGCCCCAGCGGCATCCTGGTGATGTTCGCGCAGGACCTCACGAAGAGCTGA
- a CDS encoding tartrate dehydrogenase, with protein MTTTHRIAVIAGDGIGTEVMPEGLRVLRAAASRFDIDLEFTEFDFASATYWQQHGRMLPDDWFETLRGFDAIYFGAVGWPDVVPDHVSLWGSLIQFRRAFDQYVNLRPVRLMPGVVSPLAGREPGDIDFYVVRENTEGEYSSIGGRMFEGTDREFVLQETVMTRTGVDRVLRYAYDLAQRREAKHLTSATKSNGISISMPYWDERVAAVGADYPEVRRDQFHIDILTANFVLHPDWFDVVVASNLFGDILSDLGPACTGTIGIAPSANINPEGDFPSLFEPVHGSAPDIAGRGIANPIGQIWCGAMMLEHLGHPDAGAAVLAAIEDVLARGADVAPFTPDLGGTATTVELGAAIAEAVAG; from the coding sequence ATGACGACCACCCACCGCATCGCCGTGATCGCCGGAGACGGCATCGGCACCGAGGTGATGCCGGAAGGGCTGCGGGTGCTGCGCGCCGCGGCGTCCCGATTCGACATCGACCTCGAGTTCACGGAGTTCGACTTCGCGAGCGCGACGTACTGGCAGCAGCACGGGCGGATGCTGCCGGACGACTGGTTCGAGACGCTGCGCGGCTTCGATGCGATCTACTTCGGGGCGGTCGGCTGGCCCGACGTCGTGCCCGATCACGTGAGCCTGTGGGGGAGCCTCATCCAGTTCCGGCGCGCGTTCGACCAGTACGTGAACCTGCGGCCGGTGCGGCTCATGCCCGGCGTGGTCTCGCCGCTCGCCGGTCGTGAGCCGGGCGACATCGACTTCTACGTGGTGCGCGAGAACACCGAGGGGGAGTACTCCTCGATCGGCGGCCGGATGTTCGAGGGCACCGACCGCGAGTTCGTGCTGCAGGAGACCGTGATGACGCGCACCGGCGTCGACCGGGTGCTGCGCTACGCGTACGACCTGGCGCAGCGCCGCGAGGCCAAGCACCTGACGTCGGCGACCAAGAGCAACGGCATCTCGATCTCGATGCCCTACTGGGATGAGCGCGTCGCCGCGGTCGGCGCCGACTACCCAGAGGTGCGCCGCGACCAGTTCCACATCGACATCCTCACGGCGAACTTCGTGCTGCACCCCGACTGGTTCGACGTGGTCGTGGCGAGCAACCTGTTCGGCGACATCCTCTCCGATCTCGGTCCCGCCTGCACCGGGACGATCGGCATCGCGCCGAGCGCCAATATCAACCCCGAAGGTGACTTCCCCAGCCTGTTCGAGCCTGTGCACGGCTCGGCTCCCGACATCGCCGGGCGCGGCATCGCGAACCCGATCGGGCAGATCTGGTGCGGCGCCATGATGCTCGAGCACCTGGGCCACCCGGATGCCGGAGCCGCCGTGCTCGCCGCGATCGAGGACGTGCTCGCCCGCGGAGCGGATGTCGCGCCCTTCACCCCCGACCTCGGCGGCACGGCGACCACGGTCGAGCTCGGTGCCGCGATCGCGGAGGCCGTCGCGGGGTAG
- a CDS encoding oligopeptide/dipeptide ABC transporter ATP-binding protein, translating into MSTSLTVQNLVKEYKVGGGLFGRTRDVVQAVSDVSLSIDGGQTFGLVGESGCGKSSLGRSVARLQTSDGGSIRLGADDITGVEGGRLRALRRRVQFVFQDPYASLNPRKSVRATLTEPLAIHGLHRGQHERRVEELLAQVGLNPAHADRFPHEFSGGQRQRLGIARALAVEPEVIVLDEPVSALDVSVQAGVLNLLDDLQRDLGLTYLFIAHDLSVVRHLSDRVGVMYLGKLVEEGPVDDLYERPRHPYTQALLSAIPVPDPRAERARERIVLTGDVPSPVSPPSGCRFRTRCWKATEVCAEVVPELEDHGGTHRVACHHPDELDVL; encoded by the coding sequence ATGAGCACGAGCCTGACCGTGCAGAACCTCGTCAAGGAGTACAAGGTCGGTGGCGGTCTCTTCGGCCGGACCCGCGACGTCGTGCAGGCCGTGTCGGACGTCAGCCTCTCGATCGACGGCGGACAGACCTTCGGCCTCGTGGGCGAGAGCGGATGCGGCAAGTCGTCGCTCGGCCGCAGCGTCGCCCGCCTGCAGACCAGCGACGGGGGCTCCATCCGGCTCGGCGCCGATGACATCACCGGCGTCGAGGGCGGACGGCTGCGGGCGCTGCGCCGGCGCGTGCAGTTCGTGTTCCAGGACCCGTACGCCTCGCTCAACCCGCGCAAGTCCGTGCGGGCGACGCTGACCGAGCCGCTCGCGATCCACGGGCTGCACCGCGGTCAGCACGAGCGCCGGGTCGAGGAGCTGCTCGCGCAGGTCGGGCTCAACCCCGCGCACGCCGACCGCTTCCCGCACGAGTTCTCCGGAGGTCAGCGGCAGCGGCTCGGCATCGCCAGGGCTCTCGCCGTGGAGCCCGAGGTGATCGTGCTCGACGAGCCCGTCAGCGCCCTCGATGTGAGCGTGCAGGCCGGAGTGCTGAACCTGCTCGACGACCTGCAGCGCGACCTCGGGCTCACGTACCTGTTCATCGCGCACGACCTGTCCGTGGTGCGACACCTCAGCGACCGCGTCGGAGTCATGTACCTCGGCAAGCTCGTGGAGGAAGGACCCGTCGACGACCTGTACGAGCGGCCCCGGCATCCGTACACGCAGGCGCTGCTGTCGGCGATCCCGGTTCCCGACCCGCGGGCCGAGCGGGCGCGCGAGCGCATCGTGCTGACCGGCGACGTGCCGAGTCCGGTGTCACCGCCGAGCGGATGCCGCTTCCGCACCCGCTGCTGGAAGGCCACCGAGGTGTGCGCCGAGGTGGTGCCCGAGCTCGAAGACCACGGCGGCACCCACCGGGTCGCCTGCCATCACCCCGACGAGCTCGACGTTCTCTGA
- a CDS encoding ABC transporter ATP-binding protein, whose amino-acid sequence MSGGEVLLEVEDLSVSFPTDAGLARAIEGVSFVLREGETVGIVGESGSGKSMTAMAIMGLLPKKAVVTGSIRFRGTELVGMSDAALREVRGKDIAVVFQDALTALNPVMRVGEQLIEAVRVHRPDTTPAERKARAVELLDVVGIPSPELRVDRYPHEFSGGMRQRVMIAMSIANEPDLLIADEPTTALDVTVQAQVLEVLREVQRRTGTTVLLITHDLGVVAGTADRVMVMYAGGLVETADVDPLFYETAHPYTAGLLASLPRIDRRASRDERLYQIAGQPPVATAWPAGCRFAPRCAHAVAGLCDVAVPPAVPVGSGHTAACVRVDEWQKEAAS is encoded by the coding sequence GTGAGCGGCGGCGAGGTGCTGCTGGAGGTCGAGGATCTGTCGGTCAGCTTCCCGACGGATGCCGGACTCGCCAGGGCCATCGAGGGCGTGTCGTTCGTGCTGCGCGAGGGAGAGACGGTCGGGATCGTCGGGGAGTCGGGATCCGGCAAGTCGATGACCGCGATGGCGATCATGGGGCTGCTGCCGAAGAAGGCGGTCGTCACCGGGTCGATCAGATTCCGGGGCACCGAGCTGGTGGGGATGTCGGATGCCGCGCTGCGCGAGGTGCGCGGCAAGGACATCGCCGTGGTCTTCCAGGACGCGCTCACCGCTCTCAACCCGGTCATGCGCGTCGGCGAGCAGCTGATCGAGGCCGTGCGCGTGCACCGTCCCGACACCACCCCGGCCGAGCGGAAGGCGCGGGCGGTCGAGCTGCTGGACGTCGTCGGCATCCCCTCGCCCGAACTGCGCGTCGACCGCTACCCGCACGAGTTCTCGGGTGGCATGCGCCAGCGCGTGATGATCGCGATGAGCATCGCCAACGAACCCGACCTGCTGATCGCCGACGAGCCGACGACCGCGCTCGACGTGACCGTGCAGGCGCAGGTGCTCGAGGTGCTGCGCGAGGTGCAGCGCCGCACCGGCACGACGGTGCTGCTCATCACCCACGACCTCGGCGTCGTCGCCGGCACCGCCGACCGGGTCATGGTCATGTACGCGGGCGGGCTGGTCGAGACGGCCGACGTCGATCCGCTCTTCTACGAGACCGCGCACCCCTACACGGCAGGGCTCCTGGCGTCGCTGCCGCGGATCGACCGGCGCGCGTCGCGCGACGAGAGGCTGTACCAGATCGCGGGTCAGCCGCCGGTGGCGACCGCATGGCCTGCCGGGTGCCGCTTCGCTCCGCGCTGCGCGCACGCGGTCGCGGGGCTGTGCGATGTCGCGGTTCCGCCCGCGGTGCCGGTGGGTTCCGGGCATACAGCGGCCTGCGTGCGCGTGGACGAATGGCAGAAGGAGGCGGCGTCATGA
- a CDS encoding ABC transporter permease: MSGAGIAGREELLAEQEPQKAPTRQLLKGFLRHRLGVVSLIVLVILLIACFGAGWIAPYPQGQQDLLTGPTPPSGAHWLGTDELGRDYLSEILFSGQISLAIGLAVALLATVVGTALGAISGYVGGWIGELIMRITDLFLIVPAIALLAVILQGLGPSPTTIVLALTALGWTYIARVVRAQVLSLREKDFIDAARGIGASGIRIVVSHLLPNLAGVIVVAMSLAVASSIIAESTLSFLGFGVQPPQTSWGSMLSQAAGYVGTPQVYLLYFPGLFILVTVLCVNFIGDGLRDALDPQGKNL; this comes from the coding sequence ATGAGCGGTGCCGGCATCGCGGGGCGCGAGGAGCTGCTCGCCGAGCAGGAGCCGCAGAAGGCGCCCACCCGTCAGCTGTTGAAGGGCTTCCTGCGGCACCGACTCGGCGTGGTGAGCCTGATCGTGCTGGTGATCCTGCTGATCGCGTGCTTCGGCGCCGGCTGGATCGCTCCTTATCCGCAGGGGCAGCAGGACCTCCTCACCGGGCCCACCCCGCCCTCGGGGGCGCACTGGCTCGGAACCGACGAGCTCGGCCGCGACTACCTCAGCGAGATCCTCTTCTCCGGCCAGATCTCGCTCGCGATCGGCCTCGCCGTCGCCCTGCTCGCGACCGTCGTCGGCACGGCCCTCGGCGCGATCTCGGGCTACGTCGGCGGCTGGATCGGCGAGCTCATCATGCGCATCACCGACCTCTTCCTCATCGTCCCCGCGATCGCCCTGCTCGCGGTGATCCTGCAGGGGCTCGGGCCCTCGCCGACGACCATCGTCCTCGCGCTCACGGCGCTCGGCTGGACCTACATCGCCCGGGTCGTGCGGGCGCAGGTGCTGTCCCTCCGCGAGAAGGACTTCATCGACGCGGCACGCGGCATCGGAGCATCCGGCATCCGCATCGTCGTCTCGCACCTGCTGCCGAACCTCGCCGGGGTGATCGTGGTCGCGATGAGCCTGGCCGTGGCATCCTCGATCATCGCGGAGTCGACGCTGAGCTTCCTCGGGTTCGGGGTGCAGCCGCCGCAGACCAGCTGGGGCTCGATGCTCAGCCAGGCCGCAGGCTACGTCGGCACCCCGCAGGTGTACCTGCTGTACTTCCCCGGACTCTTCATCCTCGTGACCGTGCTGTGCGTGAACTTCATCGGCGACGGACTGCGCGATGCGCTCGACCCGCAGGGGAAGAACCTGTGA
- a CDS encoding ABC transporter permease, with protein MITFITRRVLYSIPVILVASFVLFWAVRATFDPLAKLRLAQDPTALSREIERLGLDRSIPEQYFLWLRSMVVGDWGLSTRTGTPVLPLIGEALWPTLQLAFWGLLIAVLIAGGVSVYSAVRQYSLGDNLLTGASYLGIAMPAFWFGLILIQTFAVWPKEAFGLSEPPLYFIGLNSPGQTGVLDYIRHLILPVAALMIALIASWSRFGRAAMLDALSSDYVRTARAKGVPRRQVIWRHAVRNSLAPFVTVVALDAAILIGGLVVTEQIFAIPGMGRLFLQSLVAGDVFVLLPWMIVVAVAVVICNLVADIAYAVLDPRVRLS; from the coding sequence ATGATCACGTTCATCACACGACGGGTGCTTTACTCGATCCCGGTGATCCTCGTCGCCTCCTTCGTGCTGTTCTGGGCGGTGCGAGCGACGTTCGACCCCCTCGCCAAGCTCCGCCTGGCGCAGGATCCGACCGCTCTCTCCCGCGAGATCGAGCGGCTGGGCCTGGATCGCTCGATCCCCGAGCAGTACTTCCTCTGGCTGCGGTCGATGGTCGTCGGGGACTGGGGTCTGAGCACCCGCACCGGCACCCCGGTGCTCCCGCTGATCGGCGAGGCGCTGTGGCCCACGCTGCAGCTGGCGTTCTGGGGGCTGCTGATCGCGGTCCTCATCGCGGGCGGCGTGAGCGTCTACTCGGCGGTGCGGCAGTACTCCCTGGGCGACAATCTGCTCACGGGTGCCTCGTACCTCGGCATCGCGATGCCGGCGTTCTGGTTCGGCCTCATCCTCATCCAGACGTTCGCGGTCTGGCCGAAGGAGGCGTTCGGGCTCAGCGAGCCGCCGCTGTACTTCATCGGGCTCAACTCGCCGGGGCAGACCGGCGTGCTCGACTACATCCGCCATCTGATCCTGCCCGTCGCCGCGCTCATGATCGCCCTCATCGCGTCGTGGAGCCGGTTCGGCCGTGCCGCGATGCTCGATGCGCTCTCGAGCGACTACGTGCGCACGGCCCGGGCGAAGGGCGTGCCGCGCCGCCAGGTGATCTGGCGGCACGCGGTGCGCAACTCGCTCGCCCCGTTCGTCACGGTCGTCGCGCTCGATGCGGCGATCCTCATCGGCGGGCTCGTGGTCACCGAGCAGATCTTCGCGATCCCCGGCATGGGGCGTCTGTTCCTGCAGTCGCTCGTCGCGGGCGACGTGTTCGTGCTGCTGCCCTGGATGATCGTGGTCGCCGTGGCGGTCGTGATCTGCAACCTGGTCGCCGACATCGCCTACGCGGTGCTCGACCCGAGAGTGAGACTGTCATGA
- a CDS encoding ABC transporter substrate-binding protein: protein MSKSLLRTAVPSSRPSRRGILAALTAAALIGSLAACSPSPAPTETNEEVAVVDGGEIVIGAEQEPDCTDWIATCGGSIWGSYIMQIPTMPGVFQTRLVDDEWQPVASDLVTGEPTTEVAADGTQTITYEINPDAVWSDGEPITSADFEYTALQIRDGDDIFDKTGYDRITAIDASDPKTVVVTLNSTYAGWRTLFSVYGVMPSHLLEGQDRAAIMAEGYDFSGGPWKIEKWTRGTSVTLVPNENYWGEKPHLDKVTFLFLPDTTAAFQALKSGQVSALYPSPQLDALTQIEAGLPGIKSQVDARSGNLEAIWLNNAAAPFDSVAVRQALAYSIDRDAIVKRLFGSLGIDEAQQSFNSPMVAPFASDDFSQYSLDLDKVDELMEGDGWKKNGDGVWAKGGETATFSIKTLAGNKRRDLTVQVLQSQLADAGFEMTIDQVTPADLFGTIAPEGDFQAGIWALVDTFADPTLSATFSSVNIPSEANGFSGINFYRTNIPGLDDLLSQVDNEIDTDARIEVSHEADALIAENVPSLPLDTVPNVLLWDEKIGGPLQINPMEGPFWNLAEWGLAG from the coding sequence ATGTCGAAATCACTGCTTCGCACCGCTGTACCCTCTTCCCGGCCTTCCCGTCGCGGCATCCTCGCTGCTCTGACCGCGGCCGCGCTCATCGGCTCCCTGGCCGCCTGCAGCCCGTCGCCCGCCCCGACCGAGACGAACGAGGAGGTCGCCGTCGTCGACGGCGGCGAGATCGTCATCGGCGCCGAGCAGGAGCCGGACTGCACCGACTGGATCGCCACCTGCGGCGGCTCCATCTGGGGCTCGTACATCATGCAGATCCCGACCATGCCCGGTGTCTTCCAGACCCGCCTCGTCGACGACGAGTGGCAGCCGGTGGCCTCGGATCTCGTCACGGGCGAGCCCACCACCGAGGTCGCCGCCGACGGCACGCAGACCATCACCTACGAGATCAACCCCGACGCGGTGTGGTCCGACGGCGAGCCCATCACCTCGGCCGACTTCGAGTACACCGCGCTGCAGATCCGCGACGGCGACGACATCTTCGACAAGACCGGCTACGACCGCATCACCGCGATCGACGCGAGCGATCCGAAGACCGTCGTCGTCACGCTGAACTCCACGTATGCGGGATGGCGCACGCTCTTCAGCGTGTACGGCGTGATGCCCTCGCACCTGCTCGAGGGTCAGGATCGCGCGGCGATCATGGCCGAGGGCTACGACTTCAGCGGCGGGCCCTGGAAGATCGAGAAGTGGACCAGGGGCACCTCGGTCACGCTCGTGCCGAACGAGAACTACTGGGGCGAGAAGCCGCACCTCGACAAGGTCACGTTCCTCTTCCTCCCCGACACGACCGCCGCGTTCCAGGCCCTCAAGAGCGGACAGGTCAGCGCCCTCTACCCGTCGCCGCAGCTCGACGCCCTCACGCAGATCGAGGCGGGGCTCCCCGGCATCAAGTCCCAGGTCGACGCCCGCAGCGGCAACCTCGAGGCGATCTGGCTGAACAACGCCGCCGCCCCCTTCGACTCGGTCGCCGTGCGCCAGGCGCTCGCCTACTCGATCGACCGCGACGCCATCGTGAAGCGCCTGTTCGGCAGCCTCGGCATCGATGAGGCGCAGCAGAGCTTCAACTCGCCCATGGTCGCGCCGTTCGCATCCGACGACTTCTCGCAGTACTCGCTCGATCTCGACAAGGTCGACGAGCTGATGGAGGGCGACGGCTGGAAGAAGAACGGCGACGGCGTCTGGGCAAAGGGCGGCGAGACCGCGACCTTCTCGATCAAGACTCTCGCCGGCAACAAGCGCCGCGACCTCACGGTGCAGGTGCTGCAGTCGCAGCTGGCGGATGCCGGATTCGAGATGACGATCGACCAGGTCACCCCTGCCGACCTGTTCGGCACGATCGCTCCCGAGGGCGATTTCCAGGCCGGCATCTGGGCGCTCGTCGACACCTTCGCCGACCCCACGCTCAGCGCGACCTTCTCGTCGGTCAACATCCCCAGCGAGGCGAACGGCTTCTCCGGCATCAACTTCTATCGCACGAACATCCCCGGACTCGACGATCTGCTCAGCCAGGTCGACAACGAGATCGACACGGATGCCCGCATCGAGGTCTCGCACGAGGCCGACGCGCTGATCGCCGAGAACGTGCCGTCTCTCCCGCTCGACACCGTGCCGAACGTGCTGCTGTGGGACGAGAAGATCGGCGGTCCGCTGCAGATCAACCCCATGGAGGGTCCGTTCTGGAACCTCGCCGAGTGGGGACTCGCGGGCTGA
- a CDS encoding prolyl oligopeptidase family serine peptidase, giving the protein MLHTPEDSTAATIDQRFAVPYLMTVRPAAGGSDAALVVENHPDGARGRLWHAPDAPGELLPFAVSMGAIVAPDGRWVVDLDDGGGSEVGALVATSVDGSERIALTPGREPYVLRGLEFSFDGSALIATVVDEEGFHVLTIPAAPWGEPTVVYSNPIEAWFGKPSSDATLVSIDTTDHNPGIRRPRITVVDAATGGTVATLDDLPDGPVRAVRFSSLPGDERLLLNTERSGFSRPAIWNVRTGARQDFDLPALAGEVIALDWHAPSGRLLAVHVDAGIHRLLEIDEADGSVRIVREGGSFVEPDVANLHPHYWTSYYAPSGAVRALRSSWAVPLHVTEIADDGTETTLIAPAPVPPGRPLASTLVTSADGTRVQLWSGRPADREPIGTILEIHGGPNLVTVDRYDPAAQAWLEAGFAFASLNYRGSVTFGRDFREGFWNVGGDREIEDVAAAIAWLREQGLADPASTFITGASYGGHMTLLSVGRLPELFAGGLAHVAVADWSVTIQAMNPAVRSVWSSWVPPELVSRFSAISYLDDVRASVWINQGSIDTRTPVVGVQGYVDRLRAGGGDAVLDIFEGGHEPTGLEGAAHDQRRMQELALRTLAGERWDATGIAPSHEH; this is encoded by the coding sequence ATGCTGCACACCCCGGAAGACTCGACGGCAGCGACGATCGATCAGCGCTTCGCCGTGCCGTACCTCATGACCGTGCGCCCCGCCGCGGGCGGGTCCGACGCGGCTCTCGTGGTCGAGAACCACCCCGACGGCGCGCGCGGACGCCTCTGGCATGCGCCGGATGCCCCGGGGGAGCTGCTGCCGTTCGCGGTGAGCATGGGGGCGATCGTCGCGCCGGACGGGCGCTGGGTCGTCGACCTCGACGACGGCGGCGGCTCCGAGGTCGGTGCTCTCGTCGCGACATCCGTCGACGGATCCGAGCGCATCGCGCTCACGCCCGGACGCGAGCCCTATGTCCTCCGCGGGCTGGAGTTCTCGTTCGACGGCTCCGCGCTCATCGCCACGGTCGTCGACGAGGAGGGCTTCCATGTGCTGACGATCCCGGCTGCCCCCTGGGGCGAGCCGACGGTCGTGTACTCGAACCCGATCGAGGCCTGGTTCGGGAAGCCCTCGTCCGACGCGACGCTGGTGTCGATCGACACGACCGATCACAATCCCGGCATCCGTCGTCCTCGCATCACGGTGGTGGATGCCGCGACCGGCGGGACCGTCGCGACGCTCGACGACCTCCCCGACGGCCCGGTCCGCGCGGTGCGGTTCTCGTCCCTCCCCGGCGACGAGCGCCTGCTGCTCAACACCGAGCGGAGCGGCTTCTCGCGTCCCGCGATCTGGAACGTCCGTACCGGCGCCCGTCAGGACTTCGACCTGCCCGCGCTCGCCGGAGAGGTGATCGCGCTCGACTGGCATGCGCCGAGCGGGCGCCTCCTCGCGGTGCACGTCGACGCCGGCATCCATCGTCTGCTCGAGATCGACGAGGCGGACGGCTCGGTGCGGATCGTGCGCGAAGGCGGCAGCTTCGTGGAGCCCGACGTCGCGAACCTGCATCCGCACTACTGGACGTCGTATTACGCGCCGAGCGGCGCCGTCCGCGCCCTGCGCTCGAGCTGGGCGGTGCCGCTGCACGTCACGGAGATCGCCGACGATGGCACCGAGACGACGCTGATCGCCCCCGCGCCCGTGCCGCCGGGGCGGCCGCTCGCCTCGACCCTGGTCACGAGCGCCGACGGCACCCGGGTGCAGCTGTGGTCGGGGCGCCCCGCCGATCGCGAGCCGATCGGCACGATCCTCGAGATCCACGGCGGGCCGAACCTGGTCACGGTCGATCGGTACGACCCGGCCGCGCAGGCGTGGCTGGAGGCCGGCTTCGCCTTCGCGTCGCTCAACTACCGCGGCTCCGTGACCTTCGGCCGCGACTTCCGCGAGGGATTCTGGAACGTCGGCGGCGACCGCGAGATCGAGGACGTCGCCGCAGCGATCGCCTGGCTCCGCGAGCAGGGTCTCGCCGACCCCGCATCGACCTTCATCACCGGTGCCTCGTATGGCGGTCACATGACGCTGCTGAGCGTCGGCCGGCTTCCGGAGCTGTTCGCCGGCGGCCTCGCCCACGTGGCGGTCGCCGACTGGTCGGTGACCATCCAGGCCATGAATCCGGCCGTGCGCTCGGTCTGGAGCTCGTGGGTCCCGCCCGAGCTCGTCTCCCGCTTCTCGGCGATCTCGTACCTCGATGACGTGCGCGCCTCGGTCTGGATCAATCAGGGCTCGATCGACACCCGCACCCCGGTGGTGGGCGTGCAGGGTTACGTCGACCGGCTGCGCGCCGGCGGCGGGGACGCCGTGCTCGACATCTTCGAGGGCGGGCATGAGCCCACCGGGCTCGAAGGCGCCGCTCACGACCAGCGCCGCATGCAGGAACTGGCCCTCCGCACCCTTGCCGGAGAGCGCTGGGACGCCACTGGCATCGCTCCTAGTCATGAACATTGA